DNA from Podarcis muralis chromosome 13, rPodMur119.hap1.1, whole genome shotgun sequence:
cccagtttttagaggaggaaaacaagaaaagaaaagatattctgaacaaaacagtggatgtatgatttttgtggttcatgctgtggccacagacatgtgatctgatggtgaatttggggtcacccaatgcaaaaatcctgaggatccatgtggatccgtgcttcgtaaccacatttttgcaccattgcggccccaggaaacagtggatgcgtggtttttttggtgcaggctgcagccatggacatgctatgtgatctgatggtgaatttggggtgacccaatgcaaaaatccttagcattcatgggcttttacctccctcctcccaggcagcctcttttatctctagagtcccttatctcccttccCGATCGCTTactgatcagctgtttcctttcaacactcccttccctcttgtttgccttagtgtcttttccttagctggagcagttttttgctcctctttttcttctaatttctctcctcattgctttagtatTCCTGTTTCCCCCATTtgtaagtttgctgtctttacctccccactcccaggcagcctcctttatctctagcctcccttatctctctccctgatGGGCAAAtgatcagtggctttgtttcaacaacaaaaaaagaacaatctggtttttgcccctgggcaattcggctccaggcaccacgcattcgctccatgagacgcacagacatttcccctgactttttaggaagaaaaaaaaatgcgtcttatggagcgaaaaatacagtatcagTTTATCTCAAGTTCTGTGTATCTCAAGAACAGGATACGACTCCAGTCACTACAAACCCACAGCTGCTTAGCAGACATTAAATGTTAGCAGTGTTAAAACCAAACTTTGCTTACTGGGTGCTTTCCAgctgttttgtactacaactcccatcatggcaCACTGATGGGCATTCAGGTTCAAAACCTCTGGTTGGAACCAGTTTGAAGAAGTCTCCATTATAGGTTTATAAGTTAATTATTTAGGGAAGTTGTGCATTCTGGATTGAAGGCTTGGACGGTTGGTATAgactagttttttaaaaagaaatctgcattctctttttaataatttttaaaaattgattttcacATTTAAACATTATCATCATATACACCATAACAAATAGAATTAAAgtggaaaataaaacattttcacacCTTATTAAATCCGTATTTTGGGATTACTCAGATCACTTGACTTCCCTCCTTTCCCTCAcctggttaccgtattttttgcaccataacactcacttttttcctcctaaaaagtaaggggaaatgtctgtgcgtgttatggagggaatgcctacgggtggcatgcctacagattttcctcctctaaaaactacgtgcgtgttatggtcgggtgcgtgttatagagcgaaaaatacggtatattatattatattatattcgtCTATAATTTCCTTATCCTTAATTATTTCCATTTTTGAACATTGTCCTTAATATtacaagtgctttttaaaaaaacaaacctgttaTTGTATTAActtatttacaatgcttttgtaaatatgcaataaacattttccattttttttttatattcgttgtcttcttgatttcttagtcttccagttaatttagccatttcagcatattccattaatttaagtTGCCAAGTTGGGACTTGTTCTTTTTTCCAGTATTGGGCTATCAATGTCTGTGCGGCTGTTGTTGTGTacataaacatatttttgtattcTTTCGGTATATCCAGTCCAGTTATACCTATTAATAAAGCTTCCAGTTTtcaaataaatgttatttttaacatttttttttcaattcattataaatcatttcccaaaacccTTTTATAACCTTACATTGCTACCACATATGGTAtgcttctttacacttccaacacttattatcttttgttttgtacattttttgaTTGTTTAACCGGAGTTAGAGACCatctgtacattattttcacataGTTCTCATTAAGAGCCGTacttgccgtaaattttatatcacttttccataatctttcccaatcTGTCATctgtatattatgtcccacatcttttgcccattttatcataacgCATTTGACCTCTTCGTtctttgtttcccattccaaaaataaattatacatttttgataataatTTATGATCCCTTTCTATTATTTCTCTCTGGAATTTTGAAATTTCATATgcaaatcctttctttttatcatttttcaaTGTTTCATTTAATTGAAAATATTGTAACCAATCCATTAACTTTTCTTTTATTTCGTTATATTcttttaattataatttattatccaTTTCTATTAACAGCTCTCTATATGTTGCCCAGTTGGGTTTCATATTAATTTTTTCAGTGCTATTGCTTCCAGTGGCAAAAGCCACCATGGTGCTTTTGGTTCTAGTAAGtatttatattttccccaaactTTAAAAATCGCCTTTCTTATTATATGGTTCGGGAAGCTTCTATGTACCTTGAACATCtgataccacaaatatgcatgccaaccaaatctgttatcatgtcCTTCTAAATCTAGTAAGTCTACATTCTCCAATGTTATCCAATCCCGTATCCAACAGAAAGAAGAGGCTTCATAGTATAATTTTAAATTTGGTAAcaagaagcctcctctttctttaagGTCTGTTAatggtttatattttatttttggcttcttgcttctccaaataaatcttgaaatatctctctTTAGAACAATTCACATTACTTATCACCGGGATTgttttttggcaatacattcatcttaccGGGTAATTACCACTATCCTTCCTAATAGATGTAACCTTTGATTCCTCCGTAGATGAGGTTGGGGCTCTGGTCTTCGACATCGGCTCGTTCTCAGTCCGGGCTGGCTATGCTGGCGAAGACTGCCCTAAGGTACAATGCCCGGGGGCGCCCCAAAATACCCAACCCCttcagcctcccccctccctcctttaaccctttcccttcttctatttgtccctgtctcagtttcagtttaagggacgcgggtggcgctgtgggttaaaccacagagcctaggacttgacgatcagaaggtcggcggttcgaatccccacgacggggtgagctcctgttgctcctgccaacctagcagttcgaaagcacgtcaaagtgcaagtagataaataggtaccactccggtgggaaggtaaacggctttacctttacctttacttttacagtttcagttttttgtttaatttttctagtagggctgtttcccagactatttggtaccattggtccaggcttactcctgacaggtctctccagggtctggctatgatgcttctggctgctgaaagtaggtgggttatgagttctttgtggtgcaagtgggcattgttgtcttggaagatgttcagtaaggccaattctggggtggtttctaatacttgcttggttattttacttatttcttgtatggttgttgtccagaatggttggatttgggggcactcccaccacatgtgaaggtatgtgcctgtggaggtgaacCCTCTACTTTACCCCATTGCAAAAAAATGAGTGGATTTGACATATTTTGGGACTGAATATTGGGAAAGTATTGGtagaattgggacgcgggtggcgctgtgggttaaaccacagagcctaggacttgccgttcagaaggtcggcggttcgaatccctgcgatgggatgagctcccattgctcggtccctgctcctgccaacctagcagttcaaaagcacgtcaaagtgcaagtagataaataggtacgactccggcgggaaggtaaacggcgtttccgtgcgctgctctggttcgccagaagcggcttagtcctgctggccacatgacccggaagatgtacactggctccctcggccagtaaagcgagatgagcactgcaaccccagagtcggccgcgactggacctaatggtcaggggtccctttaccttgacctatTGGTATAATTGCTGGGTGCCACCCTAGAGCGAATATTCAGAATAAATTTTGGGTACGGGGAAACTGGAAATCCCTTttatctctttttccttttccttcctttctctgccccccaccccccaatctatTCCTCTCTTCCTTAttattactttcttttttaaaaaattgcttttatTGAAAGATTTCCATGCATTATTACAAAGGTACAAATAGGGTCTCCGTTTTCGGTTTGCAGAATCTTTCCTGCAGGTCAGTTACCAAAGGCATTGTGAGCTGGGGGAGAGAGatgtggggagagaaagggggtgtGCATGCATGGAGTTTTGTGCAagcatttattcctttatttcctttctctctccctctctccttttccttGGCGTCTTCCGCTCTGGGCTATTATTAGGATTATTGGTGAAGGACTTTGGGTGACAGGCAGGGAAGCGAAGACCTCCCAGGTCAGGAGGCCAGGAGAAGaaaacacagaccctccaagtatccctgttttccagggactgcccctgatttagagaagccatcccggtttctgatttgaccctgaaaatgccccacttttccttaggacacccctatttttcactggagaaacgttggagggtatggttatCTGACTCCCGAGCCGTCCTGTATAGTCAATCCTATAATAGCAGGCCAGACTTGACCCTCCagcggttttgggactacaactcccatcatccaaagctagcaggaccagtgatcatggatgatgggaattgtagtcccaaaacagctggagggccgagtttggggatgcctgctgtatAGGgatggttttctttaaaaaaataaaatacttaatgttttattacgtcTTTttgttgctgtattgtttttaacactcgattgggagctgcccagagtagctggggaaactcaaccagatgggcagggtataaacattattattattattattattattattattattattattattaatgttggaagctgcccagagtggctgggactaCCCAGTAAGACGtgcgcggggtataaatagtaaaattatcatgatggaatgggatgtccctatttttaccgGAGAAATTGTGAAAAGGGCGGTCCCAGCTGAGACCCCGTTTCTGTGTGAAATAAGAGTTAAGAGCTGCCTTTGAGAGAaggtttcttttctctttccgtttttgtttagtttattattgttttatgaaaaacctttaataataatcatttattatgtataccctgcccatctggctgggtttccccagccactctgggcggcttccaacaaaacactaaaatacaataacctattaagcattaaaagcttccccaaacagggctgccttcagatgtcttctaaaagtttggtagttgtttttctctttgacatctggtgggagggagttccacagggcgggcgccaccaccgagaaggccctctgcctggtttcctgtaacttggcttctcgcagcgatggaaccgccagaaggcccttggcgctggacctcataaAATCAAATTTTATGGAAAAAGGGAGGAACAGAGGGTGGCTGGAGGGGTGACGctccgccccccaaaaaacccaccccacctcTCTCTTTGCAGGCAGATTTCCCCACCACTGTGGGGCTACTCTCTCACGACGAATCGGCAATGGAGCTGGATggagacaaggagaaaaaatcCGGGAAGGTCTATTACATCGACACCAACTCCTTGCACGTCCCCCGGGAGAACACGGAGGTCATCTCGCCCCTCAAGAACGGAATGAGTATGGGGCATGGCAGCTATGGGGAGAGCGAAGGGTTTTGGGAGGGGTCCTTGACGTGGCACACGAACCAGGCCATTGGAACAATTGGCCTGGATgctctacaattcccagagttcaggACAGAGCAGGGAAAGTCCTTCTTCCTGCAGGTTAatctttggaactctctgccactggaggcCATCAACCTGGCTGGCTTTGAAAGAGAAATCCATggcggaggagagggctatcaacagaagtaatgcttctgagtaccagttgttggaaaccacaggaagggtgtgtgtgggtgttagtcttgtgttcgaatcctgctggcTAGTTTCGCagaatgggcatctggttggcttctgtgaggTGCGGGACCagacgggccactggcctgattcagccacCTCTTATTATGGTCTTATGTTTAGTTGGGATAATTTATAGGAATGGGGGAAGGGTTTCAATTCAGCTCATGTTTAAAGGCAAAGCTAtcatctcactctatatataaataaaattaaaactagcCTTTGGAATTTGCAAGTCCCTGTATTTTGCAATCTGCTTCTCCAACCGGCCAGCGGTTACAGAAATGCATAGCTTAGGGGAAAGGACTATATTCGTGAAAAACCACCTGCAGGTATTTgttatgttaggggaaattgtttcagAATATGCGCACGTTACTCCAAACCGCATACAAATACGGCGAATGggtttgttaggagaaattcgcCCTTAATTCCGGGCGAATTTTCCTGAGCACATTTTCCTTTGAACAGTTGCAACTCGAAGTAGAAAATCTGGGTGGCTGAATTTAAGGTTggtagaaatgagaaactgagagtgtGGAGACTGGCCGATCTTTCTACCCCTGTTTGGGAGTCGCTGAAACAGGGGTGAAACTGGTTTAAGTGCGCAACGGTTTGTCCCCACTTTTGCTCTTCTGCACTGCAGAATCTGTCCCTCTTAGCcgtgaagacccccccccccataaaagccCACCTTCCCCATAAACATCAAGACGTCGCCAGGCAGGCAGCTTCAGTTGAGCTGCACCCCAGTGCACTGGAGTTACTTGGAAACCGCTAATGTGCATTGAAGCGCATTGGCTGGCTATTCCTTTAACAGCCACAGGTGTCGCTATTCCCCCACTGTAACGTCTGATTCAGCGGACGGCGCCCTCTAGTGGGAAGTCCCTGAAACGACGGAGAACTGTTGAAAAGGGTGTTGTTGGAGGGTCCATTCCTGACACTGTCCGAATTCTCCTTTCTACCCCAGTTGAAGACTGGGACTGCTTTCAAGCCATTCTGGACCACACCTACAACAAGCACATCAAATCGGAGCCGAACCTCCACCCGGTGCTTATGTCTGAGGCCCCGGTACGTATCCTGCAATGCCCCGCTCCCccaaatcaaagaatcatagagttggaagggacccccaaagtcaTCTAGACCATCCCCCTGGattgcaggaatcccagctgcaTAAATCCCCTGCTCTTGTGCGACGTGAAGCAGCCTGCCTCTGTTTCCTTTATgctttgccccctcccctctcttgcagtGGAACACGAGGGCCAAGCGTGAGAAGCTGACGGAACTGATGTTTGAGCATTATAGCATCCCAGCGTTCTTCCTCTGCAAGACGGCCGTCCTCACCGCGTATCCTAACAGGAAGAGAGGCTCTGTTGCTTTACCTCCCCGCCTGAgcctaacaacaacaataataatttattatttgtaccccgcccgtctggctgggtttccccagccactctgggtggcttccacagagaccaaaaatacactaatatgtcatacattaaaaacttccctgaacagggctgccttcagatgtcttctgaatgtcaggtagttgtttatctctttgacatctggtgggagggcgttccacagggcgggcgccaccaccgagaaggccctctgcctggttccctgtagctttgcttctcgtaatgagggaaccaccagaaggccctcggcgctggacctcagcatccaggcagaatgatggaggtggagacgctccttcaggtctactgggcctttgaggccgtttagggctttaaatgtcagcaccaacactttgaattgtgctcagaaacgtcctgggagccaatgaaggtctttcaggaccggtgttatgtggtctcccagtcaccagtctagctgccgcattctggattagttgtagtttccgggtcaccttcaaaggtagccccacgtagagcgcagggccgtagtccaagcgggagataaccagagcatgcgccactctggcaaggcagtctgtgggcaggtgggatctcagcctgtgtaccagatggagctggtagacagctgccctggatacagatttgacctgtgcctccctggacagctgtgagtccaaaatgactcccagactgcgcacCTGGTACTTCAGGGatacagttgccccattcaggaccagggagtcctccacacctgcccgcctcctgtcccccaaaaacagtacttctgtcttgtcaggattcaacctcaatctgttagccaccatccatcctccaaccgcctccagacactcacacaggaccttcaccgccttcactgcttctgatttgaaagagaggtagagctgggtatcatctgcatattgatggacacccagcccataCCCCCTGATTacctctcccagcggctgcatgtagatgttaaaaagcaacaacaaaacagattACTCTTCCAGCCCCTCTCTGCTACTCCAAAATATCCAGTAGCGGGCAGTTCCAACAgttaactcttcttcttcttcttcttcttcttcttcttcttcttcttcttcttcttcttcttcttcttccagtcatacctcgggttacagatgcttcaggttgcgttttttcaggttacggacgcaccaaaacctggaagtaccagaacgggttactttgGCGgttacgcatgtgcagaagcgctaaattgcactttgcgcatgcgcagaagcgtcgaatcgcaacccatgcatgtgcagatgcaacgctgcgggttgcaaacgtgcctcccgcacgaatcacgttcgcaacccgagcgtccactgtattattaaaagggacgctggtggcgctgtggtctaaaccactgagcctcttgggcttgctgattggaaggtcggcggttcgaatccccgtgacggggtgagctcctgttgctcggtccctgctcctgccaacctagcagttcgaaagcacgtcaaagtacaagtagataaataggtaccactccggcgggaaggtaaacggcgtttctgtgagctgctctggttcgccagaagcagcttagtcatgctgccacatgacccagaaaaactgtctgtggacaaacgtcggctccctcggcctatagagtgagatgagcaccgcaaccccagaggcgttggcgactggatttaactgtcaggggtcctttacctttattattattattattattattattattattattattattattattattattatcccccctTCCTGAAATCAAGGGTGCAAAAATGCGCgcggcagcagctgtccaagatTCCAGACAGGGAATCTTTCTTACTCCTACTTGGAAATACCAttgggaatcgaacctgcgaccttctgcatgcaaagtagctctcctcccccccaaaccccccccccccgtttgcttTGCTGAAGCCTTGACTCCCGACCCCCAGTTTTGCAAACGGGCGGAGCACTGGACTCGTACTGGACAGTGGAGCCACACACACGACCGCCATCCCGGTTCATGACGGTTACATCCTGCAACAAGGTCAGAGAAAGGATATCTATTTTTTTTGTGattgcctttttatttttgtagCTGTACGTTTTTTaggaaaagctttttgaaagttgcATTTGTCGGCATATGACACCTGTGCTCACATATCTGCACTGCTTGCCTGTTTGCTCCCAGGCATGTTCAGGGTATTGCTATTGTTAtgcaaagcccttaacaacttggaacCAGTTTACCAGTGTAAAGGGCCTTATCcgtactgggtttccccagccactctggggaacaaagtataaaaacacagtaagacatcaagcattaaaagcttccctaaacagggctgccttcagatgtcttctaaaagtcagatagttgtttatttccttgacatctgatgggagggtgccaccaccaagaaggccctgtgccgggttccctgcaacctcacttcttgcagggagggaactgccagaaagcccttggagctggacctcagtgtctgaacgatgggggtggagatgctccttcaggtctactgggcctttgaggacatttagggctttcaagatcagcgccaacactttgaattgtgcccggaaacatactgggagccaatgtaggtctttcaggaccggtgttatgtggtctctgtggccgctcccagtcaccagtctggctgccgcattctggattagttgcagtttccgggtcaccttcaaagggagccccaagcagagcgcattgcagtagccctACTATTAATAAGAGTAACGATATTAATAATGGTGGCTTGAGATGGAGTGATGCATgagtgcaaaggattctgggaggcgGGAGTCCAGACCTCTTAGATCTGGAGAAACAGCGAGGTGGTTCTGTGGTCTGGAAGAGGATGCAGAGAGGAGGGGATGGAAGAGGAGCCAAGGGGTCATGATCCGCAGGAACAGGAAGCTCACAGCTCTCCCCCTCGcttcattccttccttctttttctccctcccttcccctttcaGGAATCGTGAAATCCCCTCTGGCCGGAGACTTCATCTCCATGCAGTGCCGGGAACTTTTCCAGGAGATGAACATCGAGATCGTCCCTCCCTACATGATCGCTGCCAAGGTGGTATTGCCCCCTTCCTGTTCCGTAACTAACCAGAGTCGGGGACGGGGACCCAGGGCTTCGCTGCAGCATCTGCTTGGCTTTGAGAAGGCTCCTTGGTGCACAATTCCTGTCAGTGTCCCCAGGACGCAGGAGAGCAGGAAATGGAGGCCTTGGCGAGGTGACGGGGGCAGAGACCAAGTAGTCCTAAA
Protein-coding regions in this window:
- the ACTL6B gene encoding actin-like protein 6B — encoded protein: MSGGVYGGDEVGALVFDIGSFSVRAGYAGEDCPKADFPTTVGLLSHDESAMELDGDKEKKSGKVYYIDTNSLHVPRENTEVISPLKNGMIEDWDCFQAILDHTYNKHIKSEPNLHPVLMSEAPWNTRAKREKLTELMFEHYSIPAFFLCKTAVLTAFANGRSTGLVLDSGATHTTAIPVHDGYILQQGIVKSPLAGDFISMQCRELFQEMNIEIVPPYMIAAKEPVREGTPPNWKKKEKLPQVSKSWHNYMCNEVIQDFQASVLQVSDSPYDEQVAAQMPTVHYEMPNGYNTDYGAERLRIPEGLFDPSNVKGLSGNTMLGVGHVVTTSIGMCDIDIRPGLYGSVIVTGGNTLLQGFTDRLNRELSQKTPPSMRLKLIASNSTMERRFSPWIGGSILASLGTFQQMWISKQEYEEGGKQCVERKCP